Proteins from a genomic interval of Papaver somniferum cultivar HN1 chromosome 4, ASM357369v1, whole genome shotgun sequence:
- the LOC113273645 gene encoding uncharacterized protein LOC113273645 — MARRVCNRLKFLSTSHKFQKPIHIKSPSDISRLGFQCDSILGCLRNHTDGSYGQIVPALRLYSSGRGKYYDLFGNGKPGDEDFRKAWGNETDEDTSLWTGSDEDEDEDEKSNAKKMQSRLKKEMRKAEKKAIKDAELIDGDDSAELDSVWSGSDEEKTLWTGSECDDDDDIPTEAYPNEKSDAYLDKLFEFEETPKYRTISELLKSEQEPELSPGKQARKLAVENALKKLKKGPDGRYTNVWEVMSDTDILIGAFEHIVSGPEYSELRQGGPKKLDMEFFKDIQAKMRDPNFKWSTELKLKPKNKLVSRKKWQKTQSRRRKAQKR; from the exons ATGGCTAGAAGGGTCTGTAACCGCCTCAAATTTCTTTCAACTTCTCACAAATTTCAGAAACCAATTCATATAAAATCTCCCTCAGATATTTCAAG GTTGGGATTTCAGTGTGATTCAATACTTGGTTGTTTGAGAAATCATACTGACGGATCGTATGGCCAAATTGTACCAG CGTTGCGATTATATTCCAGTGGTAGAGGTAAATATTATGATCTCTTCGGTAATGGGAAACCAGGTGATGAGGACTTTAGAAAAGCTTGGGGAAATGAGACAGATGAAGATACAAGTTTATGgactggaagtgatgaagatgaagatgaagatgaaaaaagtAATGCCAAGAAAATGCAAAGCCGTCTGAAAAAAGAGATGAGAAAAGCAGAAAAGAAGGCAATAAAGGATGCAGAACTTATTGATGGAGATGACAGTGCTGAGTTAGATAGTGTATGGTCTGGAAGCGATGAGGAAAAGACACTGTGGACAGGTAGTGAATGTGATGATGACGACGATATCCCGACTGAAGCTTACCCAAATGAAAAAAGTGATGCCTACTTAGACAAGTTATTTGAATTCGAAGAGACACCAAAGTATCGAACAATTTCAGAATTATTGAAATCTGAACAGGAACCAGAGTTATCCCCGGGAAAACAAGCTAGAAAACTCGCAGTCGAAAATGCACTAAAGAAGTTGAAGAAAGGGCCTGATGGACGTTATACAAATGTTTGGGAGGTGATGAGTGATACAGACATATTAATAGGTGCTTTTGAACATATTGTGTCAGGGCCAGAATATTCGGAGCTAAGACAAGGAGGACCCAAGAAGTTAGACATGGAATTCTTCAAGGATATACAAGCAAAAATGAGAGACCCAAACTTCAAATGGTCAacagagttgaagctgaaacctAAAAACAAACTTGTCTCAAGAAAAAAATGGCAGAAAACACAGTCTAGACGGAGGAAAGCACAAAAACGTTGA